In Candidatus Eisenbacteria bacterium, one genomic interval encodes:
- a CDS encoding pyridoxal-dependent decarboxylase, translating into MRSIGYRGVPVRRARMPAHDAAPGWRGQADTAGRWYLLAMDVQKFRALAEHAIDLAAEHLARIEERPVFRPMTPEERRALLDMPLPREGQPAARALDLAGERILSHPMGNGHPRFFGWVNSPPSPAGILAEILASASNPSVAGGDHAATYLERAVVRWMMELVGFPVPGSMGLLTSGGSVATIIALAAARQRAAARDGWNVREEGLSGSRPRLMLYMTEEGHSCIRKAVELLGLGSASIRTVAMDRKSRLDPDDLRRAVAADRARGLRPFCVAASAGTVNSGAIDPLVVIADVCKDERLWLHVDGAYGGVAAAAPSLAPLFAGMERADSLAMDPHKWLSVPAECGCVLVRDGAQLRETFSLVPPYLRTEEGKGFGGLPWFSEYGPQQTRGFRAMKLWMTLWTLGRDGVADRVERHVALAKRLRRLVTESEDLELVAAGPLSTVCFRYAPPAFRDEDADAMDLRNKTLMERIQSGGEAFVSGTAMGGRFALRACVLHDETDEEDIDALVEIVRREGRIVFEEERA; encoded by the coding sequence GTGAGATCCATCGGCTACCGCGGGGTCCCGGTCCGGCGCGCGCGCATGCCCGCGCATGATGCGGCCCCCGGGTGGCGCGGGCAAGCCGATACCGCGGGAAGATGGTATCTTCTCGCGATGGACGTGCAGAAGTTTCGCGCGCTGGCCGAGCACGCCATCGACCTCGCCGCCGAGCACCTGGCTCGCATCGAAGAGCGCCCCGTGTTCCGCCCCATGACCCCCGAGGAGCGCCGCGCCCTCCTCGACATGCCGCTCCCGCGCGAGGGACAGCCGGCCGCGCGGGCTCTCGACCTCGCGGGGGAACGGATCCTGAGCCACCCGATGGGGAACGGTCATCCGCGCTTCTTCGGGTGGGTCAACTCCCCTCCCTCGCCGGCGGGCATCCTGGCGGAGATTCTCGCGTCGGCGTCGAATCCGAGCGTGGCGGGCGGAGATCACGCGGCGACGTACCTCGAGCGCGCCGTCGTGCGGTGGATGATGGAGCTGGTCGGGTTCCCGGTCCCGGGAAGCATGGGCCTCCTCACGAGCGGCGGATCGGTGGCGACGATCATCGCTCTCGCCGCGGCGCGGCAGCGCGCGGCCGCACGGGACGGATGGAACGTGCGGGAGGAGGGCCTCTCCGGAAGCCGCCCGCGCCTCATGCTCTACATGACCGAGGAGGGCCACTCCTGCATCCGGAAAGCGGTGGAGCTCCTGGGGCTCGGCTCCGCCTCGATCCGGACCGTGGCCATGGACCGGAAGAGCCGGCTCGACCCGGACGACCTCCGCCGCGCGGTGGCGGCCGACCGGGCGCGCGGCCTCCGTCCCTTCTGCGTGGCGGCGAGCGCCGGCACGGTGAACTCGGGCGCGATCGATCCGCTCGTCGTGATCGCGGACGTCTGCAAGGACGAGCGGCTCTGGCTCCACGTGGACGGCGCGTACGGCGGCGTCGCGGCGGCGGCACCGTCCCTGGCGCCGCTCTTCGCGGGGATGGAACGGGCCGACTCCCTCGCGATGGATCCGCACAAGTGGCTCTCGGTGCCGGCGGAATGCGGCTGTGTCCTCGTCCGCGACGGGGCCCAGCTGCGAGAGACGTTCAGCCTGGTGCCGCCGTACCTGCGCACCGAGGAGGGGAAGGGATTCGGCGGGCTCCCCTGGTTCTCGGAGTACGGTCCCCAGCAGACGCGCGGGTTTCGCGCGATGAAGCTCTGGATGACGCTCTGGACGCTCGGCCGGGACGGAGTGGCCGACCGGGTCGAGCGGCACGTTGCGCTCGCGAAGCGGCTCCGGCGCCTCGTCACCGAGTCGGAGGACCTGGAGCTCGTCGCGGCGGGGCCGCTCTCGACCGTGTGCTTCCGATACGCGCCTCCGGCGTTCCGAGACGAGGACGCGGACGCGATGGACCTGCGAAACAAGACCTTGATGGAGCGCATCCAGTCCGGCGGAGAGGCGTTCGTCTCCGGCACCGCCATGGGTGGACGGTTCGCGCTCCGCGCCTGCGTGCTCCATGACGAGACGGACGAGGAGGACATCGACGCGCTCGTCGAGATCGTGAGACGCGAGGGACGAATCGTCTTCGAGGAGGAACGGGCATGA
- a CDS encoding TSUP family transporter — protein sequence MDLTAAQVVLLCGAAFCAGTIDAIAGGGGLISLPALLAVGLPPHEALGTNKGQSVFGSFAATLRYRHAGLLDGATTRVAFPLGFLGSVAGAVLALWIRPDVLRPIVLALLIVVAGVIASGRLRPREGMATTVGHAGAIAVIALVLGAYDGFFGPGAGTFMLAAYVAFAHRPVRYAAANGRVLNFATNLAAMLMFAREGMVLWSVSLPMAACQLLGGFLGAHLAVRRGEGLIRGVVLVVVIAVVVWLVNDIQSHPVAR from the coding sequence ATGGATCTCACGGCCGCCCAGGTGGTCCTGCTGTGCGGAGCGGCGTTCTGCGCGGGAACGATCGACGCGATCGCGGGCGGGGGCGGGCTCATCTCGCTCCCGGCGCTCCTCGCGGTGGGCCTGCCGCCGCACGAGGCGCTCGGGACGAACAAGGGCCAGTCCGTCTTCGGCTCCTTCGCCGCGACGCTCCGCTACCGGCACGCCGGTCTCCTGGACGGCGCGACCACGCGTGTCGCGTTCCCGCTCGGGTTCCTCGGATCCGTCGCGGGCGCCGTGCTGGCGCTCTGGATCCGTCCGGACGTGCTGCGACCGATCGTGCTCGCGCTCCTGATCGTGGTCGCGGGGGTCATCGCTTCGGGGCGGCTCCGGCCGCGCGAAGGAATGGCCACCACCGTGGGGCACGCGGGAGCGATCGCCGTGATCGCGCTCGTGCTGGGAGCCTACGACGGCTTCTTCGGACCGGGCGCGGGGACGTTCATGCTCGCGGCGTACGTCGCGTTCGCGCACCGGCCCGTGCGCTACGCGGCCGCGAACGGAAGGGTCCTGAACTTCGCCACGAATCTCGCGGCGATGCTGATGTTCGCACGGGAAGGGATGGTGCTCTGGTCGGTATCGCTTCCCATGGCGGCGTGCCAGCTCCTCGGCGGGTTCCTCGGCGCGCACCTCGCGGTGCGTCGCGGCGAGGGCCTCATCCGGGGCGTCGTGCTCGTGGTGGTGATCGCGGTCGTGGTCTGGCTCGTGAACGATATCCAGTCGCACCCCGTGGCTCGCTAG
- a CDS encoding c-type cytochrome produces the protein MTSVRRRTLALAAVLTLAAAASSCTSQKTETPSNTAQTAMTPLQRGEYLSNIMACNDCHTPGGIYGGPDFERRFAGSELGWQGPWGVSYASNLTPDPETGLGNWTNVEIERALRSGVRKDGSPILPPMPWPNFANLTPDDMASLIAYLKSVPPVKHKVPDRVPPNGVATTPVIPIPAPGAWDAPRTAPAP, from the coding sequence ATGACATCGGTACGCCGTCGTACGCTCGCCCTCGCGGCCGTCCTGACGCTCGCCGCCGCGGCGAGCTCGTGCACGTCCCAGAAGACCGAGACTCCCTCGAACACGGCGCAAACGGCGATGACGCCGCTCCAGCGCGGGGAGTACCTGTCGAACATCATGGCGTGCAACGACTGCCACACGCCGGGCGGCATCTACGGCGGCCCCGACTTCGAGCGCCGGTTCGCCGGAAGCGAGCTGGGATGGCAGGGCCCGTGGGGCGTCTCGTACGCGAGCAACCTGACTCCGGACCCGGAAACGGGCCTCGGGAACTGGACCAACGTGGAAATCGAGCGGGCGCTCCGGTCCGGCGTGCGGAAGGACGGGAGCCCGATCCTTCCGCCGATGCCCTGGCCGAACTTCGCGAACCTGACCCCGGACGACATGGCCTCGCTCATCGCGTATCTCAAGAGCGTCCCCCCGGTGAAGCACAAGGTGCCGGACCGCGTGCCGCCGAACGGCGTCGCCACGACCCCGGTGATCCCGATTCCCGCGCCGGGCGCGTGGGACGCGCCTCGAACGGCGCCCGCGC